Within the Prinia subflava isolate CZ2003 ecotype Zambia unplaced genomic scaffold, Cam_Psub_1.2 scaffold_63_NEW, whole genome shotgun sequence genome, the region TCTGGGTGTTCTGtcccccaaatcctgcccaggTACCCCAAAAAACCAGGGGGGATTTAAAGCCCAAATCACCGCCGGACCCAACTTTGAGTCgagcccctgtgccaccccagtgCCCCAAATTTTCAGGGACACTTTTGGGACTTtgtggggacatttggggacactgGTGGCCGCTGTCCCCGCAGACCCTGTACCCGTACCCCGGGAACTGGGGGGGATTTAAAGCCCCAATCACCGCAGGGCCCAACTTTGGTTTCCCTTTTCGGgaccccctgtgccaccccagtgTCCCAAATTTTGGGGACACTTTTGGGACTTTGTGGGGACACTTTAGGGACCCTCTGGGTGTTCTGtcccccaaatcctgcccaggTACCCCAAAAACCAGGGGGGATTTAAAGCCTCAATCACTGCGGGACCCAACTTTGAGTCGAGCTCTTGTGCCACCCCAGTGCCCCAAATTTTCAGGGACACTTTTGGGACTTTGTGGGGACTTtgtggggacatttggggacactgGTGGCCGCTGTCCCCGCAGACCCTGTACCCGTACCCCGGGAACTGGGGGGGATTTAAAGCCCCAATCACCGCAGGGCCCAACTTTGGTTTCCCTTTTCGGgaccccctgtgccaccccagtgTCCCAAATTTTGGGGACACTTTTGGGACTTTGTGGGGACACTTTAGGGACCCTCTGGGTGTCCTGtcccccaaatcctgcccaggTACCCCAAAAACCAGGGGGGATTTAAAGCCCCAATCACCGCCGGACCCAACTTTGAGTCGAGCTCTTGTGCCACCCCAGTGTCCCAAATTTTCGGGGCCGCTTTGGGGACATTCAGGGCCACTTTGGGGACACTCTGTGCCCGTGTCCCCGCAGACGCTGTACACGTACCCCGAGAACTGGCGCGCCTTCAAGGCGCTGATCGCGGCTCAGTACTCGGGGGCGCGGCTCCGCGTGGCCTCGGCGCCGCCGCTCTTCCACTTCGGCCACACCAACCGCAGCCCGCAGTTCCTGCAGAAATTCCCGCTCGGGAAGGTGGGTCCGGGccaaaaatacccaaaaaatggaaatttggggggtttgggggttggGGTTCCACCCTGAAAtcccaaaaaaaggaaatttggggggtttgggaGGTTGGGGCCCCGCAGTTCCTGCAGAAATTCCCGCTGGGAAAGGTGGGTCCGGGccaaaaatacccaaaaaaaaggaaatttggggggtttgggaGGGGTCCGGGccaaaaatacccaaaaaaaggaaatttggggggtttgggaGGGGTCCTGACATcccaaaataacccaaaaaaaggaaatttggggggtttggggcttGGGGTTCCACCCTGAAATCCCAAAGGTTGGGACCCCGCAGTTCCTGCAGGAGTTCCCGCTGGGGAAGGTGGGTCCTGACATcccaaaataacccaaaaaaaggaaatttggggggtttgggaAGTTTGGGGTTCCTGAAATCCCAGAATTGGGGGTTTAGGGGTGtgaattttgggggtttgggggcgGAAATTTCAgggtttgggggtggttttGAGGTGGTTTGGGGATGTTCGGGTTTGGGGGTCTTATAGGGCTGTTTTGGGGGTATTTGGGGTGGTTTTAGgctggtttgggctggtttggggtgttttggggtatttttggggtgttttggggtgttttggggtgttttttggctgtttttgggctggttttggctgtttttggctgtttttggggtgtttttagcTGTTTTTGGCTGTTTTTGGGGTTTCACCCCCGGTTTCCCTGTCCCAGGTCCCGGCCTTTGAGGGGGACGACGGGTTCTGCGTCTTCGAGAGCAACGCCATCGCCTACTACGGTGGGGCCTTAATTAGCCTTGTCTGGGCGCTAATTGCATTGATTTCTCTTGGCTAATTAATTATCCTGCCGGCTGATGGGTTAACCCTTTCCCGCCCGCAGTGAGCAGCAATTAATCACCTTGATACCTCATTAATGACCTGTTTTAGCCTATTAATGACTCCCCCTGGCCTTTATCGAGTCCCTCTCCTAATTAACGACCCTCCTGACTAATTAATTATGTTCCTGGCTAATGAAttaaccctttcctgcctgcatTGAGCACGGAGGAGCTGCAGGGTAGCGCTGCCTTCATCACTTCGATCTCCCATTGCTCATTAACGGCTCCCCCCGGCCTTTAACGAATCCCTCCCCTAATTAAGGACCCTCCAGGCTAATTAACGACCCTGCTGGCTAATGAATGAACCCCTTCCTGCCGCAGTGAGCACGGAGGAGCTGCGGGGCTCCACGCCCGAGGCGGCGGCCGCGGTGCTGCAGTGGGTGAACTTCGCCGACAGCGATGTCGTGCCCCCGGCCAGCACCTGGGTGTTCCCCACGCTGGGCATCCTGCACTACAACAAACAGGTCTGGGCCCTCCCGGGGAGTCTGGGgagttttgggggatttttgggattttttggggaatttttgggattttttaaaaatttttttccaaatttttttggattttttctcttatttttggggggatttcGGGGCTCGAAGCGACACGGTGTTCCCCACCCTGGGCATTGTTTGCTACATCAAAcagagtttggggtttttttaggggtttggggacatttgggattattttaaaattttttgaggttttcagtttatttttcttgggttttttgaggcgtttttggggtgggttttggtgCTCCCCACGCTGTGAATTCTGCACGACAGCAAACAGATCtggggggggtttggggtgtttggggggggttggggttttttgggggggtcttGAGGTGCTTTGGGGGTTCTTGGGGGATgttttggggtggatttttgGGTTGGCCTGGGGAAGATttgagggaattttggggtttttgggagGGGTCAGGGGTGGTTTCGGGGTCCCCTTCCCCAATTCCCCCTCCCCAGTTTGGGGTCCCCAGTTTGGGGTCCCCGTTCGCCCCCCAAtggtgtccccgtgtccccaggccACCGAGGTGGCCAAGGAGGAGGTGCGGAGGGTCCTGGGGGTCCTGGACGGGCACCTGAGGACCAGAACCTTCCTGGTGGGGGAGAGGGTGAGCCTGGCCGACATCAGCCTGGTGTGTGCCCTGCTCTGGCTCTACAAACAGGTACGGACAGGtgaggggggctggggggctttggggggcATTGAGGGGGGGGTTAGGGCaggtttggggggatttggggcaggtttggggggattttttgggatccCAGATGTGTTTAGGGGTGTCTCAGGGGTgttttgggggtcccaggggtgtttttgggggtcccagctgtgtttttggggtgttttgggggtcccggctgtgtttttggggtgttttgggggtcccaggtgtgtttttggggttttttttgggatcccacctgtgctcaggtgtgtttttgggggtcccaggtgtgtttttggggtgttttgggggtcccaggggtgtttttgggggtgttttaGGGGTCTCAGGTGTGTTTTTGGGGGTCCCagctgtgtttttggggtgtttctgggggtcccagctgtgtttttggggtgttttgggggtcccagctgtgctcaggtgtgtttttgggggtcctggctgtgtttttggggtgttttggggtcccaggggtgtttttgggggtcCCAGCTGTGTTCAGGGTGTGTTTTGGGGGTCCTGGCTGTGTTTTTGGGATGTTTTTGGGGGTCCCagctgtgtttttggggtgttttggggtcccaggggtgtttttgggggtcccagctgtgtttttggggtgttctgGGGGTCCCaggtgtgtttttggggtgttctgGGGGTCCCAGGTGTGTTTTGGGGTCTCTCCAGGTGCTGGACCCCGCGTTCCGGGGCCCCTTCGGGAACGTCACCCGCTGGTTCCTCACGTGCCTGAACCAGCCCCAGTTCAAGGCCGTGCTGGGGGAggtgcagctgtgccagaggatgGCCCAGTTCGACGGtgaggggacacctgggggggctggggacacctggggacacctggggacacctgggacacctgggggggcatggggacacctggggacacctggggacacctgggacacctggggggAGATAGgaacacctggggacacctgggacacctgggggggcatggggacacctggggacacctgggacacctgggacacctggggacacctgggacacctgggggggcatggggacacctggggacacctgggggggctggggacacctggggacacctggggacacctgggggggctggggacacctggggacacctgggggggctggggacacctgggggggcatggggacacctgggacacctgggggacatggggacacctggggacacctggggggaGATAGGAACACCTGAGGACAACCTGGGGGGGCTGGGAGACATCTGGGGGACAcctgggaggagatggggaCACACCTAGGGGGGACATGGGCGGtacctggggacacctgggggggCATGGGGACACACTTGAggagacacagggacacagagagggCACctggggggacatggggacacctggaggagctggggacacacctgggggaGTTTTTTGGGGGCTGAAAACGGGTTAGAAAAGCCGACTTCCAGGAGGCTTTTTTGGgtcaaaaaccccaaataaacccgattttttggggggaaaagcCAAGAAGTTTGCGGAGAGCCAGGCCCGGAAGGAGAAGGATCCCCCCcggagggagaaggagaaggagaaggagcccCCCAAGAAGGAGAAGCCCCCCAAGAAGGAGGAGAAGCGGCCGGAGCCCGACGAGGACCTGGACGAGTGCgagcaggtcctggcagccGAGCCCAAGGCCAAGGACCCCTTCGCACACCTGCCCAAGAGGTGGCAcgggggacacctggggacacctgggggggcctggggacacctgggggggtttggggtcatTGTCAGGGAGTTTAGGGGCACCAGGGGGGGTTTGTCACCACTCTGGGGGGGCTgattgtccccctgtccctccctgtccccctgtccccctcctgGCCGAGTTCAGGTCCCcactggggacactctgggggtggccctggggacactgcggggTTTGGGGTCCTGGGGGCACTGTGAggggtttgtgggtttgtcacggccctggctgtcccctgagtgtcccctgtgtcccctcctgtccccagcccgtTCGTGCTGGACGAGTTCAAGCACAAGTACTCCAACGAGGACACGCtgggggtggccctggggacactgcggggGGTTTGGGGTCACTCTGGGGGTTTGTCACggccctggctgtcccctgagtgtcccctttgtccctcctgtccccagcccgtTTGTCCTGGACGAGTTCAAGCGCAAGTACTCCAACGAGGACACGCTGACGGTGGCGCTGCCGCACTTCTGGGAGCACTTTGACCGCGAGGGCTGGAGCCTGTGGTACTGCCAGTACCGGTACCCCGAGGAGCTGAGCCAGACCTTCATGAGCTGCAACCTCATCACAGGTGGGGatttatcatcatcatcatcttcatcatcttcatcatcttcatccctgtcctcatcttcatcctcatccctgtcccatccctgtcactgtccctgtccccaccccgaGGAGCTGAGCCAGACCTTCATGAGCTGCAACCTCATCACAGGTGGGGatttatcatcatcatcatcttcatcatcttcatccctgtcctcatcttcatcctcatccctgtcccatccctgtccccgcTTTCCCCACCCCGAGGAGCTGAGCCAGACCTTCATGAGCTGCAACCTCATCACAGGTGGGATTTACCttcatcctcatcttcatcatcttcattaCCCTCATCTTCATCCCtgtcctcatcctcatcccGGTCCCATCCCTGTCACTGTCCCTTTCCCCACCCCGAGGAGCTGAGCCAGACCTTCATGAGCTGCAACCTCATCACAGGTGGGATTTatcatcttcatcatcttcatcatcttcattaCCCTCATCTTCATCCCtgtcctcatcctcatccctgtcccatccctgtcactgtccctgtccccaccccgaGGAGCTGAGCCAGACCTTCATGAGCTGCAACCTCATCACAGGTGGGGATTTATCATCCTCATTCTCATCttcttcatcatcatcttcatgcTCAGCTTCAtcatcctcatcttcatccctgtcccatccctgtcactgtccctgtccccaccccagggAGCTCCCCCAGACCTTCACGAGCTGCAGCCCCATCACAattttcctcttcatcctcGTCCTCAGCatcttcatcatcctcatcttcatcatcctcatcttcattttccctgtttcccctcccccagccctgcccagcgcCCTCCCCACgggtttttcccatttttcccatttttctccccatttctcAGGGATGTTCCAGTGcagttttttcccattttttcccatttttccccagtttttcaGGGATGTTCCAGCGcagttttttcccatttttttcccattttttccccccaatttTCCAGGGATGTTCCAGGAcagttttttcccattttccccatttttccccacagTTTCTCAGGGATGTTCCAGCGcagttttttcccatttttccccccattttccaGGGATGTTCCAGCGcagttttttcccatttttcccattttccagggATGTTCCAGCGcagttttttcccattttccccccatttctcAGGGATGTTCCATTGcagttttttcccattttttcccatttttcccccaattTTCCAGGGATGTTCCAGCGcagtttttccccattttttcccatttttcccccaattTTCCAGGGATGTTCCAGCGCCTGGACAAGCTGCGCAAGAACGCCTTCGCCTCCGTGGTGCTGTTTGGGAGTGACCACGACAGCAGCATCTCGGGGGTGTGGGTGCTGCgggggcaggagctggcctTCACGGTGagcaaaaacacacaaaacaacccaaaaaatacaaatatcctgaaaaagaaacatcaaAAAACGGtgtatggggaaaaaatccccaaagtcCCCCTGAAAATCGCTGCCCgggggcaggagctggcctTCATGGTGagcaaaaaacaacccaaaaaatacaaatatccTGAAAAAAACCGTCAAAAAACGGTGTACGAGGAGAAAATCCCCGAAATTCCCCTGAAAATCCCTgctgggggcaggagctgcccttcACGGTGagcaaaaacacaaaaaaccacaaaataaccccaaaaaaccccaaaaaaaacgGTGTATGGGGAGAAAATTCCCCTGAAAATCCCTGCCCGGGGGTGAGGTGAATCCCTGGCCTTCACGGTGagcaaaaacacacaaaacaacccaaaaaatacaaatatcctgaaaaagaaacatcaaAAAACGGTGTAcggggaaaaaatccccaaaatccccctgAAAATCCCTGCCCGGGTGagcaaaaaacacaaaaacccacaaaaataacccccaaaaatacaaatatcctgaaaaaaaacatcaaaaaacgGTGTAcggggaaaaaatccccaaaatccccctgAAAATCGCTGCCCGGGATTCACGGTGAgcaaaaaaaacacaaaaaaaccacaaaaataacccccaaaaatacaaatatcctgaaaaaaaccatcaaaaaaCGGTGTACGGGgagaaaatccccaaaatccccctgAAAATCTGACCAGGAATGGCTCAAAATCCCTGCCCGGGACAGGAGCTGGTGTTAATGGTGAGAGgattcccaaaaaaaccccaaagagcCCCAAAACCCCTCTGGGGTTGTGTTCATGGGGAGAAAATCCTGGATTTTCTTGGAGTTTTCTCTGGGAATCCTGGATTTTGCAGGGAAtcccagatttttttcacttattCCCATTCTCCCCAattttccctgtgtttcccCCCAGCTGTGCCCGGACTGGCAGGTGGATTCCGAGTCCTACACCTGCTGGAAACCTgaaattccccaaaaattccccaaaaaccCTTGGGAATTTTGGATTTTCTCGGGGTTTTCACAGggaattcccatttttttcccccctaattctcatttttccccattaattcccattttttcctggttt harbors:
- the EEF1G gene encoding elongation factor 1-gamma isoform X2, producing the protein MAVSGTLYTYPENWRAFKALIAAQYSGARLRVASAPPLFHFGHTNRSPQFLQKFPLGKVPAFEGDDGFCVFESNAIAYYVSTEELRGSTPEAAAAVLQWVNFADSDVVPPASTWVFPTLGILHYNKQATEVAKEEVRRVLGVLDGHLRTRTFLVGERVSLADISLVCALLWLYKQVLDPAFRGPFGNVTRWFLTCLNQPQFKAVLGEVQLCQRMAQFDAKKFAESQARKEKDPPRREKEKEKEPPKKEKPPKKEEKRPEPDEDLDECEQVLAAEPKAKDPFAHLPKSPFVLDEFKRKYSNEDTLTVALPHFWEHFDREGWSLWYCQYRYPEELSQTFMSCNLITGMFQRLDKLRKNAFASVVLFGSDHDSSISGVWVLRGQELAFTLCPDWQVDYESYTWRKLDPDSAECRTLVTEYFLWEGEFRHVGKPFNQGKIFK